Below is a genomic region from Trichoderma asperellum chromosome 2, complete sequence.
CACCCATGCAGTAACTGCACCAAGCGGGAGGGCAACGATACGACATCATGCTCTTATGCAGCTCCAGTAACTCGCAAGAAGAGCCAGAACCAGGCCGAAGCCACTCCCGATGACATGCAAAACAGGATCGACCGGTTAGAAggccttgtcttgtctttaaTGCATGGCGGGGCTAATATAGATCCTGCTTCAGCCACCGCGGCCGGCCGCGCTGCTTCTACGTCGCAGTCATTAACTGACAGCAGCTCTTCGGCCAAAGCCGGCCGTGATGAGGCTGTAACGATGGTCGAGGACGATAGCGACGTGGAAGAGGGCCTCGCAGCTTCACTCGGTGTTTTAAAGGTCGACTCTGACAAAGGCAAGTCGATGTATATCGGCCAAGAGCATTGGCACACAATATTGTCAGACATCACCGAAGTGAAAAACTACTTCATGTTCCACaagaaggagctggagaCGAGTTATGAGCGTGTCAGGAATTCCAAACCTGTAGCTGCACGGGAAGGGCCGACATTATTGCTTGGTGCCCTGCCAGCCTCTGAGATTGAACTTCGCGCGGAGCTGCCTCCAAAGTCAAGTATTCTGACTTTATGCAGTCGCTATTTCAATTCCATGGACAACGCTGTTTGCATAATACACGGGCCGACATTTTTCAAGCAGCTGAAAAAGCATTGGGAGGACCCGTCAAAAACACCAATCATGTGGCTGGGCCTTTTGTATTCCGTGCTTACTCTTGCAATGCTGAGCTATCACAAGGTTGGAGATGAGCCTCCTGAGTGGAGGGGTCGAACTTTAGAATTAGCGTCTGAATACCGGCTGCGAACAGTGCAATGCCTGATTAAGGCAGACTACACAAAACCAGTCGAGTACACGGTTGAAGCCATGCTTCTATACGTCTTTGGAGAATACTCGTCTCGATGGGATGCCGATCTTGGCCTCTGGTTGATTGTTTCCGTCATTACGAGGATAGCCTTCCGTATGGGATACCATCGCGATGCGAAATGGTTTCCCAATATTACTCCTTTCCAAGCTGTGAGTGAATAACGACATTTTCAAAATTTGGGCGCGATGCACAACAAGGCCAAAAGAAGAGCTAACATAAGATGATGTAGGAAATGAGGCGAAGAGCGTGGGCGCTGGTACGAATGTCGGATGTCGTATTTTCACATCAAGTATCATTACCCAACATGATATATGAGCATGACTGTGATACCCAACTTCCAAATAATCTTTTTGACGATGAGTTCCACCCCGATATCAAGGAATTACCGCCATCTCGCCCTGCTTCAGAACCGACGCCGATATCATACATGATTGCCAAGGTGAGGCTCTGTAATGAGCTAGGGAACATCTTGCAGGCAACAAATTTGGTGGGGAGACCGGTTTCATACGATGAGATTATTCGATTCGATGCAAAGCTTCGTCAGGTGATGCAGGAGCTTCCTCCCCATCTCAGACTTGGCACCTTGGACACATCCCAAGACCCCGTGACGTTAATCATCGCTAGATACAACATCGATATCTTGTACCAGAAAATGCTTTGCCTCCTGCACCGGAAGTATCTCTCCAAGGCCCGGCATAACTCGAGATATGCGTTTTCGCGTCGAAGTGCTATCGAGGCCTCGCTGCAGGCAATGGATCATCTAGCCAAATTGCATCGCGAGTCTCAAGGTAACGGGCGGCTACGTTCCGTTTCATGGTACATCAAATCAATTGCAACAAAGGAATTTACCTTGCCGGCTATGCTCCTCGTCCTAGATCTTCACTATGACAACATGGCAGCACAGTCCTCTAGCCCTGTAGACGATAGCAATTACAGATACACTGAGGAGGAGCGAAGCAAAATGATTGGCACGCTCGAGACTGCCAAGGGTATATGGGCAAGTCTTGCTAACACCTCGATGGAAGCGTTCAAGGCCTCTAAAGTTATCGAAATTATGATGGAAAAGATTAAATCGCCCTCTGGAGATGCTATGGATCCCAACAGCGACTCATCTCTATCTGATTCTCTGTCCGCCTCGATTGTAGGCACGGCAATGGATCACACACCTTCGTCCTTGGGCCTTGGTACTCCCATTGGGATGCCTGGCTTTGGTGGCCAAGATCCGTTCTCGCAAAGCTCCTCCTTCATGGGTATGGATTTTGGTGTTCGAGCCGGAACTGGGGCTGAATTCCCTCAATTTGATGGCCTCAACGCCGGTGGCCCTGCCTCTCCGCTCTCCATGTTTACAAATTTGGGTGGTGCGAGCGGAGCAGGCGACCTGGCGTCCAATTTTGACTGGGTAAGGCTACAATTACCCTCTTTTGTCCCTCTTTTTACATATATAAGCCAGGCGTTTGCTAACACATTTTGTGGCAGAATGCATTTGAAAATTACGCACAAATGACGACTTGGGGAGCTGATCAAAGTTTCCAGATCTACGGCTCTGGAGACCAGTCCTCTCCTGAACAGGGGCTTGGTGATGGTACAATGAACGGACAACAGTAGCCTTATTGTATATTGAATAATTTTGTTTGTAAGATAGCTCACGTTCGTTGTAAGGtgtattcctttttttttttaaggatgTTTGGACAAGGAATGCAACGCCTCTATAGAGGGACTTGTTTCTAGTTGCTCTATCTATACGAAATCCCCTTTCTCTCCATTTCATCTTTCAACGCCGATAAAAAGGTAGTCTCTCATTGTCGTCTCTCATCGTAATAAAGTGCTGCTCGTAAAAAAAGAGCGTGACGTCATATCAGCTATTTCTAGTGCCAGCGTCGCTGATCTCAAGATATTTATGCCAAGCAATGCTTAGTCATATCTAATCGATAAAAGGGCATCAATTCAATTCAGATACTGgcttctctctccaccaATGCCTGTACCCCTGTTTTGCAGGCTGACGTGACCTTGTCACTGCTGcaacacacaaaaaaaggcattgaATGTCTCTTGGGAGCAGATTCTTCTTTCCATGCTTCCTCCCCCAAAAGatctctgcagctgcagccagagTTTCTCCCTAATGATCCTCCTACGTGCCTGCCCTCTTGCACAAGGAATCTTCACAGTAACTCCCAGCAGAGGCTGACTTTTGGGATTGATCCACTGCGGTGCCTCAGGCGTCCTGATCTGCTGATTATACCGCAGTCTTGTTTGTGCATTTTCTGATATAGGCTGGCTTTCTGTTACCGATGCAACTATGGACGACGATCAACAAGAGCATGTAGCTGACGCGAGTCTGCTATTTCCACAGGATGTTGGAGGTGCCCTGCAAGTCCTGGGTGGGAACTCTGTGATCTCGCGTCGACAATTTAGTACATcggatagcagcagcaacctgGTGTCTCCAAGCATTGCCGGGCGAAAAAGGAAGCGAGTGGGAGTCTCCAATTCAACCGGAGATGAAACCCCAAAGAAGATCAAGACCGTCTCTGCTGACCAGGGCCATCTTGATTCTGGCAATGCGCCAGCTTCTGATCATGATGTGTCGCTGCAACTCCCAGCGGAGGTGTGGCAGCATATCTTTTCCTTCCTGCCTCCGCATACGCTTGGAGCCCTGCTGCGGGTCAACAAATTGTTCAATAAGTACCTCGATCCTACGTCCCCATTCAACATCTCTGCTCCAGCGTTCCGCGTGCCTTCCATAGTACCTGCGC
It encodes:
- a CDS encoding uncharacterized protein (TransMembrane:2 (i279-297o358-376i)~EggNog:ENOG41); the encoded protein is MTPTPPSTNSSTGGRSPEEQFRVVRKRNRVPLSCYPCRTRKLKCDRNHPCSNCTKREGNDTTSCSYAAPVTRKKSQNQAEATPDDMQNRIDRLEGLVLSLMHGGANIDPASATAAGRAASTSQSLTDSSSSAKAGRDEAVTMVEDDSDVEEGLAASLGVLKVDSDKGKSMYIGQEHWHTILSDITEVKNYFMFHKKELETSYERVRNSKPVAAREGPTLLLGALPASEIELRAELPPKSSILTLCSRYFNSMDNAVCIIHGPTFFKQLKKHWEDPSKTPIMWLGLLYSVLTLAMLSYHKVGDEPPEWRGRTLELASEYRLRTVQCLIKADYTKPVEYTVEAMLLYVFGEYSSRWDADLGLWLIVSVITRIAFRMGYHRDAKWFPNITPFQAEMRRRAWALVRMSDVVFSHQVSLPNMIYEHDCDTQLPNNLFDDEFHPDIKELPPSRPASEPTPISYMIAKVRLCNELGNILQATNLVGRPVSYDEIIRFDAKLRQVMQELPPHLRLGTLDTSQDPVTLIIARYNIDILYQKMLCLLHRKYLSKARHNSRYAFSRRSAIEASLQAMDHLAKLHRESQGNGRLRSVSWYIKSIATKEFTLPAMLLVLDLHYDNMAAQSSSPVDDSNYRYTEEERSKMIGTLETAKGIWASLANTSMEAFKASKVIEIMMEKIKSPSGDAMDPNSDSSLSDSLSASIVGTAMDHTPSSLGLGTPIGMPGFGGQDPFSQSSSFMGMDFGVRAGTGAEFPQFDGLNAGGPASPLSMFTNLGGASGAGDLASNFDWNAFENYAQMTTWGADQSFQIYGSGDQSSPEQGLGDGTMNGQQ
- a CDS encoding uncharacterized protein (EggNog:ENOG41~TransMembrane:2 (i176-194o255-273i)) — protein: MTCKTGSTATAAGRAASTSQSLTDSSSSAKAGRDEAVTMVEDDSDVEEGLAASLGVLKVDSDKGKSMYIGQEHWHTILSDITEVKNYFMFHKKELETSYERVRNSKPVAAREGPTLLLGALPASEIELRAELPPKSSILTLCSRYFNSMDNAVCIIHGPTFFKQLKKHWEDPSKTPIMWLGLLYSVLTLAMLSYHKVGDEPPEWRGRTLELASEYRLRTVQCLIKADYTKPVEYTVEAMLLYVFGEYSSRWDADLGLWLIVSVITRIAFRMGYHRDAKWFPNITPFQAEMRRRAWALVRMSDVVFSHQVSLPNMIYEHDCDTQLPNNLFDDEFHPDIKELPPSRPASEPTPISYMIAKVRLCNELGNILQATNLVGRPVSYDEIIRFDAKLRQVMQELPPHLRLGTLDTSQDPVTLIIARYNIDILYQKMLCLLHRKYLSKARHNSRYAFSRRSAIEASLQAMDHLAKLHRESQGNGRLRSVSWYIKSIATKEFTLPAMLLVLDLHYDNMAAQSSSPVDDSNYRYTEEERSKMIGTLETAKGIWASLANTSMEAFKASKVIEIMMEKIKSPSGDAMDPNSDSSLSDSLSASIVGTAMDHTPSSLGLGTPIGMPGFGGQDPFSQSSSFMGMDFGVRAGTGAEFPQFDGLNAGGPASPLSMFTNLGGASGAGDLASNFDWNAFENYAQMTTWGADQSFQIYGSGDQSSPEQGLGDGTMNGQQ